In Silene latifolia isolate original U9 population chromosome 3, ASM4854445v1, whole genome shotgun sequence, a single window of DNA contains:
- the LOC141646536 gene encoding uncharacterized protein LOC141646536, which translates to MTNPENTEIVDTSKPQNYSFIHVENPSNNITQVMFNGHNYDEWSRTFLLALLAKGKSEFLDGTVTKPATTAANYQSWRSTNALVTAWIFNSLDTSIRKMISLRPEAKQVWTDIKNRFCQNNDARIYRLQADLLACRQGPTESLMAYYGRLTTIWDDILDIDPLPSCSCNPCSCDWVTIMDSRREKKRVRDFLMGLDERYDNARSQILGTNPLPTLDFVYNRLLQEEGVRSLNPVKTDTRLDTMAFATRVNHGQKNSGGE; encoded by the coding sequence ATGACGAATCCCGAAAACACCGAAATCGTTGATACATCGAAACCACAAAACTACTCTTTCATTCATGTCGAAAATCCAAGCAACAATATTACTCAAGTCATGTTTAATGGACACAATTACGATGAATGGTCCCGTACTTTTCTCCTTGCCTTGCTTGCAAAAGGGAAAAGCGAGTTTCTCGATGGCACCGTGACCAAACCCGCAACCACGGCAGCCAATTACCAATCCTGGCGTTCCACCAATGCATTGGTGACCGCGTGGATTTTCAACTCCCTCGATACATCCATCAGGAAGATGATTTCTCTCCGTCCCGAGGCTAAGCAAGTATGGACTGATATTAAAAATCGCTTTTGCCAAAACAACGACGCTCGTATTTATCGCTTGCAGGCTGATCTCCTTGCCTGTCGTCAAGGACCAACCGAGTCACTTATGGCATATTATGGTCGCCTGACTACCATATGGGATGACATTCTCGACATTGATCCACTTCCCTCATGCTCGTGCAACCCATGTTCTTGTGACTGGGTAACCATTATGGACTCTCGCCGCGAGAAGAAACGAGTCCGTGATTTCCTCATGGGACTCGATGAACGGTATGATAATGCGCGTTCTCAGATTCTCGGTACTAATCCACTCCCTACTCTTGATTTTGTTTACAATCGCTTACTCCAGGAAGAAGGAGTTCGCTCCCTTAACCCCGTCAAAACTGATACACGACTTGACACAATGGCTTTTGCCACTCGTGTTAACCATGGACAGAAAAATTCGGGGGGGGAGTGA
- the LOC141645835 gene encoding peptidyl-prolyl cis-trans isomerase CYP59-like, with product MSVMVVTSLGDLVIDLYTDHCPLTCKNFLKLCKKKYYNGCLFHTVQNNFIAQTGDPTGSESGGDSIYKFIYGDQARFFNDELHANLNHSKTGTVSMASARDNLNASQFYITLRDDLDYLDNKHTVFGEVVEGHDTLTRINEAYVDDKGRSFKNIRIKHTYVLDDSFDDPSQLKELIPVDSPKGKPKEEVIDVRLEDDWVPIEEQELEEVVRTKEAYSRAVVLETIGDLPVADVKPPDSPENVLFVCKLNPVTVDEDLDTIFSRFGTVISAEVIRDYKTGDSLCYGFIEFEDKDACERAYFKMDNAFIDDRRIHVDFCQSVSKLWN from the coding sequence ATGTCGGTCATGGTCGTGACTAGTTTAGGTGATTTGGTAATTGACCTCTACACGGACCATTGTCCTTTAACTTGCAAGAACTTCTTAAAGCTCTGCAAGAAAAAATACTACAATGGCTGCTTATTCCACACAGTACAGAATAATTTCATAGCTCAAACCGGTGATCCAACAGGTAGCGAAAGTGGTGGCGATTCTATCTACAAGTTTATATACGGTGACCAAGCGCGGTTTTTCAACGATGAACTTCACGCAAATCTGAACCATTCGAAAACAGGTACTGTATCAATGGCTAGTGCAAGGGACAATCTAAACGCGTCTCAGTTTTACATCACGTTGCGAGATGATCTCGACTATCTTGACAATAAACATACTGTTTTCGGAGAAGTTGTTGAAGGACACGACACGTTAACGAGAATTAACGAAGCTTATGTCGATGATAAGGGACGATCGTTTAAGAATATACGAATAAAGCACACGTATGTTCTCGACGACTCCTTTGATGACCCTTCGCAACTGAAAGAATTAATTCCTGTTGATTCCCCGAAAGGCAAGCCAAAAGAAGAGGTTATCGATGTGAGACTCGAAGATGATTGGGTCCCGATAGAAGAACAAGAACTCGAGGAAGTTGTTCGTACAAAGGAAGCATATTCTAGGGCGGTTGTGCTTGAGACGATTGGTGATCTTCCTGTAGCGGATGTAAAGCCTCCTGACAGTCCTGAGAATGTGTTATTTGTGTGTAAACTTAATCCGGTGACCGTGGATGAGGATTTGGATACGATATTTTCACGGTTTGGGACGGTTATATCGGCTGAGGTTATTCGTGATTATAAGACTGGGGACAGCCTTTGCTATGGTTTTATTGAGTTTGAAGATAAAGATGCCTGTGAACGAGCGTATTTTAAGATGGACAATGCATTTATTGATGATCGAAGAATTCATGTCGATTTCTGTCAGAGTGTTTCTAAACTGTGGAATTAA